Part of the Xenopus tropicalis strain Nigerian chromosome 3, UCB_Xtro_10.0, whole genome shotgun sequence genome, cagtgtttgcagatgacacaaaactctgcagcccagtcaattctatccaggatgtggcatccttgcagcgaGATCTTAAACTgccaatctgggcagctaagtggcagaggAGATTTtatatggataaatgtaaggtcatgcacctgggatgtgaaaatatgcaagccacttatacccttaatgggactgcactaggcaaatccataatggagaaggaccctGGAGTCCTTGTAGagaataaacttggctgtagcaagcaataccaggcaacagctgcaagggcaaacaaagttttgagctgtattaaaggggcatagattcacaggaagagggtgttattcttccctttacagagtgctgttaagggcccatctagaatatgcagtcagttttggtctccagtgctcaaacgggacattgcTGTTCTCTGGACTCTCTAATACaataactaagctggtaaagggtatggaatgtctcagttatgaagaaagactgaccaagttgggtctgtttacactggagaagaggcgcttaagaggtgacatgataacaatgtataaatatataagggaatcataataacctctctaatgctttatttaccagaaggTCCTTCCAAccgacacaagggcacccacttcgtttagaagggaggttccatgtAAATATTCAGagaggattttttactgtgagttgtgaaattccctccccgaatcagtcgtactggccgatacattatatagctttaagggtcgggatggctttttagcaagtgagggaatacagggttatgggagatagcttcaagtacaagttgatccagggactggtccgattgccatcttggagtcaggaaggaatgttttcccctctgcggcaaattagagaggcttcaaatgggttttttttgccttcctctggatcaactagaagttaggcatgttatataaatataggcattatggttgaacatacgtcttttcaacctaacttaccatGCTTATGTGTCTCACATGTACAGCCATGAAAGTTGGCCTCCATTTTTAACAACCCATCAGGCAGTGGCATTCCTTGCAAAAAGACATTTGATCGGTTGCTGTATTAGTGGACCTTGGGTAACTTTTGCACCTGTTAATCAGAACCAGGTGAAGTGGTATTTGCACCCTATACAAAAGCACCTGCCTGCCTATCGCCTTCAAGTGAGGCCTTGACCAAGTGTTGCACCTCAAACTGGGGGCCTAAACTGGAAAAGTCAGAAAACCACTGGTCCAAAGGGAGATCTATGAATTACAGTTGCCATCAGAACCAAGAAATGCTTTATATATGCTGATGGTCAATGAATGGAAGCGCACAGAAACAGCATGGAACAGTATTCCATTGGTAAAGGATTTATTTAGACAACTATCACTCTAGAAACTAGTATACAATACAGAACTACAGAATCATATTGCCAAGCCATGGAAGCAGATTATAGGTCTTTCAGGTCTTTCTGGATGCCCCATAAGGTCTCTGCGCTCTTCTGCAGCTGACCAACCTCTTCATCCTTCAGCTTCTGGTTGATGACACTGGTCAATCCATTTCCATTTAGGACACATGGGAGGCTCAGGAACACTTCATTCTCAATGCCATACATGCCCTAAACaagaacaaaaacaattgtttgccATGTAGCAACACATTACTGCCCCCATACATGTGAGACTAGATAGTCTTGTGTGCTGTTGGCTTGCAATCCTAGGGATTCTAAGACACTTGTAACCTTCTTGAGACATTCAAAGCTTACCTTTACCATTGTTGAAACTGGATGGACTCGGCTCATGTTTTTAGTAATGGACTCTATTATGTCAGCCACACTGAAGCCAATGGCCCAGTTGGTGTAGCCTTTAAGCTTGATCACTTCATAGGCACTATGTGGGAGAAACAAGAATCATCTTACACAGGGAAACTTGTATAAAGACCTGGCCCAAAAAAGTCCTATATAAAATCCACATGCAACCAACACTTATGCCTTATCTTGTAGTTTATCTGGCACAGCTCCCAGATACGAGTTTAAAAGGAATAGAAGCCATCATTGCTAGACCAGTGCTAGGCTGATGTCCCTCAGGTAACACCGGCTGGTAGAAAGACTTTTATCACTTCGATAATCTGAAGTTCTACCCTtgtgagtctgtattcttgataaatttatgctgaataagacTTTGTGCATATTTGCCACATCAgtgggaaaatggccaccaggtgaaagttGCAGTTTTAGGAAAAGGTGATGGTGCTTGAGggcatatatgcagtgccaatgaTGTAATTTGGGTGGGGCAAGATGTATCTAACATATACTTATAGGAAtatataggctttacatgtcctttaacggCATGCAAGTCTTGCAAggttggtggatattggctacatgtgcctgcacccaggcggatttaATGCTTCTGGGTGCGGGCACAAGTATTCTTAAGTGTAGGGGCACGTTGTCAGTTTGTTCTTAACCATAGGTTGACAATCCGCCTTGTGTTAGGGGTTAGTTACCCCCAGTGTCAAGTGCAGTTACATTACCTGTCAACTACTTGCTTGTGAACCTCTTTCCATTTGCTGGAGTCTTGGTCACTGCCGACTTCAGGATTAAGGGACTGGAGACCAACTCCAGCGACATTAACACCACTCCAGACAGCCACTGGAAATATAGAATGTTAGACAAGAGGGTTAACAGTCTGGGAGCAGTTAAGCTTTAAGGGTATTTTTTTTGGAATGGTCAGTTCTTACCACTGGAATCTCCATGTTCTCCTAGAATGAAGCCATGACAACTGGATGGATGAATCCCAAGCCTCTCACCGATCAGATAGCGAAACCGTGCAGAATCCAGATTGGTTCCACTGCCAATGATACGGTGCTTGGGCAGGCCACTCAGTTTCCAGGTGACATAGGTCAAGATGTCCACTAATTGGTGGGGGGAGAATGCAGATTTTATTATCTTGAATGTACTTTGTGTACATGTATTAAAATGAGAAACTTCTAAATGCAAGAGAAGTTCTAAAGTCCATCCACAAGCAGTGCATTCCCCTAATGTCCTAGAACACATTAGAGAATGCAAGATGGGTAAAATAGCAATGGTCTAAGCCTGAAATGATGTTTCCACTACAGTCTGATGTACTGCAGATGCAAATGCAAGGCAGGGGCACCATAATAAGTGGTGAGCCAGAATTACTACACTCTGTATTGTCTGATGGCGGAGTGGTTACTGGAAACTTCAGTTCAAAAAGGACCACCGGTTGCATGTACCAGGGTGGCTGCCCAGATCCCACCACCAGCAGTCTGAGCCACTGAATGCTTTTACTATCAGGTGCAGAAGTACAAGACATCACTAAAATAGACTGCGTACCTGGATTGGAGACCACAATGATGATGCAGTCAGGGCTGTATTTGACAACCTGAGGGATAATGAACTTAAAGACATTGACGTTCCTCTGGACCAAGTTGAGACGACTCTCTCCTTCCTGCTGGCGGACTCCACCGGTTACCACAACAATTCTAGAGTTAGCAGTTACGGAATAGTCTGCAAGTAAATAAGACCTTTATGAAGCTTAGTAATGCCCACCGTCcttaaaaggagacatattggataaatgggaaaaacactaattttgtaggcaattatgaataatattcagtgctggtttccctttgggcttaaaattaatcctctctgtaaaaatggcccctttattggagctccctatagatcctatccctTCTCTGAGTTTGAAATAGAGaatgggcatgtcctaacggtccctgccagaagcacagtaaaagggggagagccaatcacagctctgcactcacaagcaaagacaggcttcagttccctatcaggtcagcctagctgctgactggttcctatcctacagtgcagtgaactgagtgccgccggctccccagctcatccagagaattcagccagcagaagtggcacagatggcggggctagtggagttttggtggaatttctcaataaatcagtctgaaatacaacttttagcacattccttctatatctaggagtataattctctgatacattcttaatttttataggatatgtctcctttaagagtgtAGTAAAGAAACAGATTGCAGGCTTTTCATCTTCCAGAATGTACTACATGCCAGAACCCATGCCAACATTTTCATGCTAGATTAAGAGTCTGAGGAACAGATTGGTCTGGCAGAAAGAACCAATATTGCATTATACCACCATCTAACTTACCTGCTGTGCCTTGGAGGCAAGCTCTAATCACCAGGAGAAATGACCACTAGCCTTCATAGAACTGGCTGTGTACTCCAATAATCTTTATACAATGTTTGGTGCAGCAAACCTAACAAACTAGATTTGTAAATTCATTTAACTGGGGTGGCCTTGTTTTATTGCCAAACAAGAGATCCATATACGGCTAAAGTACAGGATTTTATGTAAAGAGACACCATTGCCTCACTGCCTTTAGCACAAGAGCTAAAGCCTCAGTGGAGGGACAGTTCAACTACAGAAGGAATAGAGGATTACCCCTGTTTTACACTATTCTCTCCATTCTCCCCCAGTGCTGAAGCTGTGGCTAGGAGGGTTGTACAGCAAATCTTTAGAATGGAAGATAGGCCTACCTTTGTCAGCCACAATGACAGAAGTCTTGAGGAACAGGGAACCGTGTTGCAGATCCATCATCTCACCCTTTAGTTTGTCTTCCAAGATATCAACTAGAGCAAGCTCATCACACAAATCCTGTATTGAAACAGACCAACCACCATTGAGAACTCATTTATGTTTCTGACTGAAGGAGCTACACTAACTGCCCCAATGTGTAGCTTGGTCAGTGTTCCTTTGCAGTGCTGTTTTTCACCAAAAGATGGGATTGGCACATTATCTAATGATGGTTACTTTGGGACTATACTTTAGCTAAGTGAAAATTCAAGATCTCCCTTGAAGGCCCAACTGTTGGTTGTGACCTTGGCTCATAAGATATGCATACAGATAAAGATCAGTtataagaatatctaggacagcaatcACCCAAAACCTCACCCTAATTGATATTTTACTAGTCTTTCAAGGGGAAAACCAATAATCATTCCCACAGTTCTTAATCTAattggcctttaggctgagcctcctcctccccCAGCCAAAAGGGTCTAGGGTCTTCTAGTTAAGAAGCACTGCTTTAGACACTCAACATCGGTCTACAGCTTTACAATAGTGGGCAGTTATCCTGGGCACAGATCCAGTGCCTACTATTCCAGGAAAAGCATAAAAGGATTAGAAGCCTAGTTTAAAGCTACCCTTTGGGTCACAGGTTGTTTTTCTTAAATTAAGCCTCTATTATGTTTTCTCTAGGTAGGAGTGTTGCAAAACCAGCTTTGGTGATTGGTGCCCCAAGGTGGTGGCCAGTCAACATTTAGGCTAATCAGGTTAAAAACTGGTCATATATGGTTATTTGCTTTTGGACAGCCACAGTTATAACCTCATGAACAGAGCTGATCAGGGTAGTGGAAAGCCTCTTTATCACATGGGAAAATGCACATGGAACAGTGGCAATACTGCCCCTCCCACACTCCCAGCAGGATTACCGTCAGAAACAGCTCCTTGCCACCTTTTCCCCCTAAATTAAGAATTCACACTCAGCTAATTTTAAATAGCCCAGTCCATGCAGTTGCATTATaatgcatttttcaaaatgaaacaCTTTCTATTACTCAACTGCTTTCCTTTTAAGCCGTGTATGAAAGGCTGAGACTACAGTGTGGCTCTTTGGGAGTTCCTGCAGTGTTAGACAAAAGACACTGCTTCAAGGGCATAGCACCCCAGGGAAGGACAGGAAAATAACCACGTCACATGCTCTGGGTTCGCTGCCAAGTAGGAAGTTATCTGGGACAAGTTACCTTCTGGAGGACACTGACAGCGCAGGCCATGCCAACTTGTCCGACCCCAACAACGGTTATTTTGTTCTTGGGTTTAGCAGCCTTATCCTGGCACACAGGAGTGATCAGTTTCTCTTGAACAGAAGCCATGGTGTTCTCTACATGAGGGGGGAaccaaaacacaaaaatacagctTTTATTAATACTGTGTATGTGGAACATCTGCAGGTTAAAAGCCACCCACTAATTATATATGCACTGTTCTAATTCAAGGATAATGAGACTTCTATACAAGCAGTTGTAAGGGGTTATAAATCCCTTCATATtactttagcagccaatcagcaggtagcatatactggtcacctgcaaacatccaagtggttgctgtgggttattagACCCGATGCAAACTTTGCATCTCTTGctgcattaaggtggccacacatgtggcgatttcgtacaatcggccactaaccgttcagggctgaaatggcagataaggaggtagaaacaataggatttctacctccttctgccgattcagccctgaaggcagattttgatcaggcgccttctatggtgcccaatcaaaatcttttaacctagccgatcgacttgccatacacacaccgaatatcatacgaaacgggggttttgtacgatatcggtgcgtgtatggccagctttactctagtattttaaaaatgaaataatgttcAGCAATTTACAACCACaggactgaattttttttttcttcttctaaacACCATAAAACGTAAATTGCTACACTAGCAAAAAATTTAAGCATCTCTACAATGGTTTTGGTCACTCCTCAGCCAGGTGTATAAATAGATTGCCAATAGAGGCCCTTACGACCAAAACCCACATTAGGACGGCAGATTACTCAGATTCAGACTCTACTAATCAGTTTCtggttcagaaaaaaaaaaaaaaaaaaaaatctcttgttGCTAGGATCAGCGCAACTCTACAGCCAGGTAAccatttactttttattccaaTTTTGACATGTGGGTAAAGTTCCTTAATCCATTTTATGTTgttttaaggcaggggtccccaacctttcttgtgagccacagtcaaatgtaaaaagacttggggagcaacacaagcatcataaaagttcatggaggtgccaaataagggctaagattggctattaggtagcctctagatacactatcagcttacaggaggctttatttggtaataaatattgtttttatttaaccaaaacttcctaaaaaatcagaaattcaaaaataactacctagtttgggagcactgagagcaacatccaaggggttggtgagcaacatgttgctcacgagccactggttggagatcactgtctTAAGGAGTAATTAGATGCTCATGGCATCTACAGCATCCCACCATCGTAAGAACAGATTTTAGGAGTTGAGTGTTTTAGCTCAGCCCCTGCCAGAGAGCTGCAAGTTGGACAGTGCTACATAGGCCTTTACTGTGTGCGACAAACACGAGCCATACATATATCTGAATTAAAACTCAAGTGCCCAAACAGCCCAACAGGAGGCACCGGTCTGTGCCAGCTTACAGCAGCCTTCCTGGCAGAATAACCAGATTGCCTGGCCCTGTACTGAAAACATTGAGGGGGCCCCTGTTAACCAAGATTTCcaaattgttttatatttgtatgttCCACTGCCAGGGCCACTGTAGAGATTTACTCAGTGAAGGTCCATATtgaaagcagtatggcagctggCATTGAACTGAAAGGGAATGTTTCATGTAACTTTCAATATGATAAACACCGATTCTCATACAGTTTCAAAGTGGTATGTTttagggactttttttttttttaaattggccgGCTACATTTCTATATATGTaataactggtaaaaaaaaaaaaaaaaaaaccacacactaGAGGTTATCAATAAATGTCATGCAAGTGCCCAAACTCACATGCTTCTTGCTAATGGACAGCAAGTTGTGACCTTAGACATtttagaacaaaaaataaaaagggaatacACACAACATTCAGAGAAAGCAGGATAAGTAGAGGACCCCGTGTGTGTTTTTATGAAGCGACTAGTTTTGCTGTCCCCAAAGTCAAGCATCAGTAAGCACAGGATTAAATGCTAGGAAGGAATTTGACATTGAAGCTACAGTGCAACCTctaacagggatcaggtctgacAGCAGAGTCATCGCCTCCACAGAGTCTGCCCTTAATTTTGGCACTGTATAAACCCCACCCATCACACGTAGTACCATTGTTTTTTCGCCCCCCCCAAGCTTTAACCCCATTTCAGTTGCTCATCCATCAAGAAACAAAAAAGTGCGGGGGGGAGGATTCTGAATAGTGCCCATTTAACTGCTGCGCAGAACCATGGCATCTCAGGGAAAAATTTTATTCATGATCAAGTCACTTCCTGTGAGGGAGGGTCGCTTTCATTAGTAACCACGTTACAAGAAGCATCAGACACTTCCCTGTTAGCAGAAGCCACACACCCACATAAAACAACTGCAATGAGGGAAGCCATTACAGGACAGGAGAGAGTCACATACAGAGGAAATGAATCAGGCACCGATACATGTGCTAATAATGTGCTTATAGGCATACATGAGGGAATGCACAAGCAACCTGGCACTTATCCAGATTATGCGGAGATGGAATGGAGCAGATTGCCTGGCATTTGTGGCATCATGGAAACAACATGCCATTAAATAGTGTCACGTTACAGTCCTCCACAGAACTACTACTTTACATGCATGAATGCTCCATTTTCAGGTCCACTCTAGCTCCTGTGCGCTCACAAGTCCCCCCCCTTTATCTATTGCATTTAGTCATACATCTATTAAATCCACAT contains:
- the ldhb gene encoding L-lactate dehydrogenase B chain — protein: MASVQEKLITPVCQDKAAKPKNKITVVGVGQVGMACAVSVLQKDLCDELALVDILEDKLKGEMMDLQHGSLFLKTSVIVADKDYSVTANSRIVVVTGGVRQQEGESRLNLVQRNVNVFKFIIPQVVKYSPDCIIIVVSNPVDILTYVTWKLSGLPKHRIIGSGTNLDSARFRYLIGERLGIHPSSCHGFILGEHGDSSVAVWSGVNVAGVGLQSLNPEVGSDQDSSKWKEVHKQVVDSAYEVIKLKGYTNWAIGFSVADIIESITKNMSRVHPVSTMVKGMYGIENEVFLSLPCVLNGNGLTSVINQKLKDEEVGQLQKSAETLWGIQKDLKDL